AGCCGAACTACACAAATAACTGAAGTTTTGGTGGTCCCTTCAGGACTAGAAATTTTCAGGGCTTACAGCGCCCTATAACTGTGTCAGTACCTCAGTAATACCACGAGGCCTAGATTACCTAAGTAATGGGATCAAATACTGAATGTGGGTATAGATATAGCACGACTGGAAACAATGGGGAAAAGCAATGAGGGGAGGGTTACTCGGAGGCAGCAAAGGGGAATTGCAAGGGTGGCTAAAATGGTTGAGAAATGGGAAAACCGGTAACAATGCATGGAGATAACATGCTTAGAGCCTCATTATGTTGGTGAAAAGCACCACACCCAACAGAGGACAGAAGAGGATTTTTTGAAGGAATGTAGTTTTATTTGTGAGGTCCAAACAGACCTGTTTGACAGTGCCTGAGGCCTTGTTTGATTGATATTGTGGTGTCTTTATGAATAATGGCAGCACTTTGTGAATACAGCTCTACACGATCTCCACATACTAGGGAAGTGCAATGCTTCcagggggaagaggggaagcaGCATTTCACTTGAACTTCAGAAACTAATGAGCACATTAGAGAGTGGAGTCGCAGAGTCAAAGGCCTTGATCGAATAAGCTCAAATCATGAAGCGGTACTATGATCACAGCAAGTTCTTGCAGTAAAATGCTTCTAGCTGTTGcctaaatataaaaaaaaaaggtgttgatTTTAACCAATATTAGCGTGTAGATCCTTGTGTTTTCCACCAGAGGAGTGGTCCCTGAGTATTTTCAAGCCTGTCACCAGGGATTGGAGTTCCAGCCGCCCCACACGAACCCCCAGTCCTGATTCCCCGTCCAGAGCCGAAACCCGGGGCGCCACCCCAGGCACCTGCGATGCCTTCAGAGACTGCGgggggaccccagccccaccgGGGCGGCACCAGCGGGGGCCctcccgccccgtcccgtccctaACCGAGACTGaggccccccgcgcccccccgtCGGGCGCCCAGCTCGGCAccgcccccggctccccgccgTGTCAGTCAGCCCGGTGCCGCCCCACGTCCCGCCGGCCGTGCCCGCCGCGCCTCCCCTCAGCGCCGGCGGCGAGGAGCGGTCCCGCTGTCTGCCCCCTGCCTCGTTCCCAGTTCCCCGTTCCgaggccccgctccccgccctTTCCAGAGCGGCTCGCCGCCATCGGGCCGCGGAGCCCGGCAGGTTGCGAAGGCCGGGAGGCCtcgggggggagcggggcggggcgggacgggCTCGGGTCTGCCGGGCCggggggagaggcaggagggagccggggggctgcgggggcttCAcgggggccgcccccggccctgcccggccgggCGCTGCGGCGGCGATGGGGGAGGCCGGCCCACAGCGTGCCGCCTGCGGCCGAGCGGCCGGAGCCAGGGGGGagctcagcactgcagggaCACCCCCGTTAAGTTgtcctaaaaatgttttttttttttttttcctctctgaaactCAGCCCAGCTCTCGACAGTGCGGGGCCCGCCCGAGCCGCGCTCAGCCCCGCAGGCCGCCGGGGGACGATGACTTTCCAGTGGACGGCAGTTGCCACTTTCCTGTACGGCGAGGTAGTAGTGATCCTCGTGCTCTGCCTGCCGTTTATTTCTCCCTTGAGGTAGGAGCTTGCTGCGTGCTTCTCACCTGCTTTCTGcgtttttcctttctgtaaacGTTCAGCTTTGCTGCAGTGTGAGCTAGTTGGGATCTAAGCGTGCTGCTTGGGCCACCAGTGTCAGGAGTTTCAGGAAACCGAAGCCTTTCTGAAGGAGCTTAACGTTTTTTTTACACACTGTTAATTTTTCTGACCACCCCTGTGCACTTCCTTTCTGTAAGGGGGAAGTCTTCCTGTCGATTTTGGAGCAGCTAGCCTGCAGGACGTTTTCTGCCTCCCCTTGCTATGAACTAGGAAATGAGATGACACAGCGGCCTTCTCAAGAGCTGTTTATCAAGTCTCCAGCGTTTTGGTGTGCAGTAGGCATTGTGGGTGCAGAACTGATAAGGCACATCTGATATTTAAGCTAACCATATATATGACGTGTAAGAAAGGCTTGTAAGAAATTTGTGGTcatttgttcaaaaataaacGCAGGCTTCAGCTCGATGCAGAAGGTTCAGGACTACTGTAAGAAAAGCCTCCataaaagtatataaacagaacaaaataataatacGTCTGGAACACAATATAAACGTTAAGAAAAGTCATTCATTCGTGCAAACGCCCTTGgtaagggaaagaaataaacagaaacagaatgtGTTAGTTACTCCCATTATATGCAGAGGCCTGGCTTGTAGTGTTGCCTTAAGATTGTTTCTTCTAAGTAGCTGTTCAAATTTGGTaatgctctttttatttcttctgaagaaatacaGCTAGCTTCTCAACATGATGCTAAAGAAACAGTTGTGATTTCTTTGCAGAATATtagtaactaaaaaaaaatgttcagaaaatttGCCGCTGTCTCAGTGTTGTATAAAActgataaatgttttttctgcatctttagATATATTCAGAATGAAGAATGCATACTGTAATATGTTAAGGaaaaagaactaaaacaaaaaattgcagTGTGCAGAGTTAGAATTTGACAACTTAAACTCATGGGAGAGTCTTGAAAATGGTTGAATCCTTTGCAGCCAGTATCACAACTTAAGCAtttcaacagcattttcagcattACGACATAGATTGTTGAGTTTCcgtgttttcttctgtattctaATCAGAAGTGCAACCGTATGTAAGAAGGGAAAAGCATTGTGGGAGTTGTAATCagattattaataataatggcTTATGTGAGGCAACTAGCTGCAAGAGTTTCTTCAGGCTGATGACACATTAAGAGGACTGAAACAGGTTTCACTTATGACTTAAATAGGACCTCAATTGAGtctttgaaactgaaaagcaaattcagctaccaaaaattgtttaaactttaaaaacagtgcttttagTAACATACAATGGATTCATTTTATGTTTGATTTGTGGCATTCAGTTATTATTTCAAACAAtagtttctgaaataattaaatagtttTATCCTTTGTGATGTGGTCAATTATCTTGTTAACAAAACTGCCACAGGAATCTTGTAGGGTTAAAGATTAGGTGTAGCTGTTGTGAGAGTATTGGAGGGCAGCAGTTCTGCTTTACGCATCTTGGCAACCTGAGAGCTGGTTCTGTCACAGGGCAAAGCATGCACAGCTAGAGAAATGTGAAACTGCTGTTCTTCAAAGTTTCGGTTTCCTCATCAGTCTAGAAACAGGTTGTTTGCATCTCTTGTGCCTGTGCGGTTTTTTGGGTAATGAACTCCTCTTCAAATTTgctaaaaagattttaagttCCTGGGGAACAAGTAGATTGACAATATAAAAATGCAGGTACCCAAAAAGACAGAATTGGACTGCCAGGTGATTGCAACATCTATAGTGGTGGCCAGTATTGTAATTTGGAAGGATTATATTTATGTGGCTTCTGTCACCAAAAGGCAATACAGCATTAATAAATGTTAATGTTACTTGTAGAGGGAAAAATAAGCATGAGAATATAATGTAGGTATACTTTGCAgtaaagagagagaatttttagCCTTGATATAACTTAGCAGTACAGTTGGTCTAAGATGTTTACATCAGAGAATCACTTCTTAAGTGGAGATTAGTACAAGACATGAAGAATCACATATTTAAAGAGTTAACAAGTAGGTTTCATTTGAGTTGTAACTTGGCTTAATTAAAGTAAGCTTTTTGGTTGATACAGGCTGTGGCTGTCTGCTATAAAGAATTGAGATTATACCAAAAGGTCTGAATGGAATAATTGTGCATACAATGCTAAAATAATAACTCTTTATTCTTTCTGGTGCAGAACATTGTTGGAGGTGATGCTACTATCTAAGTTAAGTTCATAGTAGATTGGAAACTACTTAGAGGACAAATTCTGATGTTCTCTGCAAAATGTAAATAGTCCTAACAAAATCTGGAGACGTTACCTGGTTAATTAGATGCTGACTAGCGTGCCTGCATTACATCCCTTATAGCAAAAGTAGGTATTTATTTATGCAGTAGCACTGATTCTAACCTGCAGCAAAGAGAGCTGTCTGGtctgttgttttctcttctgggTTTAAATTCATTTGAGCATCCCAGATGTTCTTCATTTGTGCTGTAAGTGTGAATTCTTACAGATCTCTCCATGTAGTAATATTAAAGAGATGgttgtttgaaagaaaaataagtggtCGTTACCGCTTTTGCAGCTCTTCCTGTCTGAAGCTATTTCATTAGCCAACAAGTTGATGCTCTTGAAAGAGGGTCTTGATAAAATATAAACGTGAGACTTGTCCTTTTATTGTCACTTGTATGTTAGAATGTAGTAAGTCCTACTTTATAATTATGCAGACTCATCAATGTAAAAGATGACCCTTCTGAAGAAAGATGGTAGAGACAATCTTAATTCATGAAGGGTTGGTTTCATgggtgttttggtttggtttttgtttttaacttggcAACAAGGAGTATAGTTGGGtagaaaaatgacagattttacAGTCTTCACCCCATCCCTGAATTTATCGTGGTCAGGAACAAACACGAagtaatgctaaaataaaatctaaaataaaacacatctgGAGAGTACCTGCTACCATATGAGATGTTTTTGTGTTGAACCAACTGTCTTTGCCTGTATTGAGaatgagatggggaaaaaaaaaacctagcaAGTTGAATTattgaaaattatatataccTAATCTAAATTATATTGCAGTTAAAACAGCTGTTTAGAGACCTTACTTAAGTCTCATATCAATAACAAGGCTTTCTTCTGTGAGGTTATTATGCTTTTCTTCTagtgtttaattattttgaataacaCAATGCTATTTTACAGATGGCAGAAGATTTTTATGATTCCTCTATGGAGCAAAATAGCCATTTTTTGGAACAAGATGTTCCTTACAATAATAGTTTTACTGATCATCTTGTTTCTTGGTAAGTGTTAAATAACTTTctaataaattgaaaaaataagcTGGTATATGGAATTCATGGCAGTAGATAATTTGCACAGATTCAAGCctaatgtatttctttaaaagttctACAACAGAATGGAAGAGGAGAGGACACACATAGATTTTGTGCTGGGAATCCAAATACAGTAGTAATATGGGAGtgaatgaagaggaagaagggagtTTGGCCTCGGCTGCTGCTTGGTTTCACTTTCTTACGCAGAAGGCTTGATTCCTGTACGTGGCAGAGCTGCTCAACCTGCAGTAGATGGCACtctttctctcagctgctgttgaaaTAATGTGCCAGAATATGTCAAAGCCCTGGGCTATTTGAGTACTTCTACTCAGCACAGATATTAAACAGCTGTTGGCTACGCTTGTTAAAGCCTGAGGTCTCTAAAGGAGGAGTAAAGCTTAAGTGAAACTGGAGCTTGACTGATGACTGTCTGCCTGAATTCACGTAATGTCTGTCCTGATTGGTTTGTGTGGTATCTCCTTTATTTCAGAGGTGGAAATAATTCTCCCACATGGATAGTAGGGGATTGTTTCCAGTGCCTTACAAGGAAAATGCCGTTTAATtccaagctgctgctgagagaaacataaaaatgtacTGCATATATAACAAAGTCAGGCTAAATTGCAATTCTATACTCCTAATAATGAACAAAGTAGtggaaatgcaaataaactttTTATATCTATTAGAAGATCTTTAGTATCCCTAGAAGTAGATATTTCAGTAAATGGCTTGAGATTGAAAACTGGTGGATTTCTTTTTACTCTCTTTGAAATCCAATTGGAAACTTTAACCCAAGCTTTCTTTGGAGATGGTCATTTATGTTAGAGGGGAGAGAGATTTGAGACAAAGTAGAGCAGCAATGAGATAATAGATTACTGCAGGTCTAGATTCTTCACAGAGCATGGGGATATGGTATTTTGTTTGGTCTTAGCCTTCGCTGCATTGTTCAGAGTTTCACTTCAAATCTGTGTTACTATAGGCTTTCTATATTGATGGAtgttatagaaatattttttttgtgatgtggTTTAAGCATAAAAGTAGATACTACTACTGTGCTCATCTAACAAATTCCATGTGAGGTAAATGCTTCAAAAggcatctcttcttttttccttccctttccattttcttattgTTTGTCCACTGGCTGGGTTTTAATTCACATTGTCAGCAGTGACTTTTTGACACTGTTGGGTCTCCGGTAGCATTTGTAGAATGTGTTGCTTTGGCCAGGTTCCTGGTGGATGAGTGCGAATGTTGGAAATAACTGTTCAAGCATGTTTTGGGTAATAGTTTGGCATGTCCCTGGAAATGTGTTATTGCTTCAGTGATTTATCAAGACCTGTCTTTAAAATGGATGGGtaacatagaatcatttaggttggaaaaaatctctaggatcatctagtccaaccgttAATGTAGCACTGCCAAGTCACTAACCATGTCACTCACATGACTGATGTTACTGTTTGCACTCTGCCTGTATGCTGAGCAAAAAGTGCAAATACCTCTTTCTAGTTCTATGTCTGGTTAATCATGTGTGCATACTCACAGATATGATTAAgaacaatctttttttgtttacagATGCTATTAGAGAAGTTAGAAAGTACTCGGCCATTCAGGTGACTGAAAAGGTTGCAAATGTCAATACCAATGCCATTGATCATATTCATATGAAACTCTTCCGATCACAAAGAAACCTCTATATCTCaggtttttccttatttctgtgGCTGTAAGTATAACGCTTTTTGAATTTCTACGTAGCAGATTTCTTACAGGAGCTATTGCACAAAGTAATGcaactagaaaaaaagatcagaaggCTGATttcaagagattaaaaaaattaaatgcaagcaGATTGGCTATGAGGTAAACAAGATCAGGGGAAATAATCACTTACAAATGTTTGAATATTGGAAGGATATGCGAGCAACACATGGAAAGCAACATTTTTGGAATGtctgagaaaacattttgcaggaGAAGCTTCTTCAGGGAGtactaatttttttcattacatatatgtcctgttttgttttgtgttttttttttttttttgaacaaggAAAACGAATTAAAAAGGTCAAAAACTAAAGCACTGTTAATGCCAGCTTGCAACAtattaagattattttattgcatCCTGCTGTGTTAAGAAGCAAAACTGGAGTCTGACTTTAACCATTTCATCTAAAGCTTAAAGTTCCAGATTCTAAGGGAAGTTTCAGATATTATTTCACATCAAGCACTTAGTGGCAGCTGGCCTGCTGTGATAGTGTGGTATCCCTTTCAAGATGTTTGAATACAGGCAGTAACACAGGGTAACAGAGAGGACAAGTTTGAACTGCTCAGTAGCAGCCAAGACTATCTGCAAATCTTTCCAGTAGCCATGGCAACCTGCAAATCTTCACAGCTGGACAAGCAGCACATGAACTAATTGGACAGATAACATGAATGAATAGGAACGGGAATGGTGGTCAGAAGATTTACTACATTTGATGGCGATGCTGACCCTCTTCTGCAGTTCTTTGAGTTGCTTGACATCCTCTGGATATGCAAGAGGAACACAGAATAAGAAAATGCCTGGAATTACAGAGACTTGTGATGAACTTGTTCTCCTTGGACTAATGTGTGGCTATCTTAGTTAATCATTACAAGGAGGAGCTTAGGAGGGACGCTGTACATAAAGAAGCTTCAAGGAGAAGTTCATACAAAACTTGAGCaggaaaaatggaggaaaaaaaacagtcatctGTAGCCTTGTGCAAAGGTGATAGGAATGTATCATGTTCTTCATCTTCCTGCAGAAAGGTTAAGTAAATATGCACAAATGTGTGTTTGATGTCTGCTCCAAGTGAGGAGTAGCTGGATTGTGTCCTGGACTAGAGTTAGAGGCTGGTCCCCCAGGACCGTATTCCCACTATCAGGGAAGAAAACTTGTCAGGTGGCCATAATAGATATAATTGTGGAGAAAACTTGTGCACTTACAGAGGTCTGCCGAAGGTCTTTTGGGGGCTACTGGCCTTTCACAAAGATTGAGAACTAAATACTCCTACTATAATGGCTAGAGCATGACTTTTCTTAGTAGTTTTGCTTATCTGTTAAACAGATACAATGTTTATCAGAAGACAGGGGGAGGGAAGTATTTCTTCGGTTTCCTTGTCATATCCTACTACCGCCACCTAACCAAGTTAAGGCCACTTGTACCTGTGAATAGGTACTTGGATGTTCCTGGTTCATTCCTTGGGTCGCTTTTGGTTCATTTTAGCACAGTGGCTGAGTGGAGAATCCCAAAAAAGGGGTAGATGGAAATTCCCAAGAtgggggaggctggaggcttGTTACTTCTGGTAATACAACAAACTCCTCCATCTGTGGTCCAGCAATTGCAGACCACTGGGAACAGATGAGGAAAATGACCTCCAGTCAGGGGAGGTAACGGGGCCAGCTGAGTCTCCATCTGTCAAGTATCTGCACAGAGAAGAGGAGGGTCATAGCTGCTACCCAAGACTGTCCTCCAGGTAGGACAGAGATGCCCATCCACTAACGTGACTTGATGTCTCTGAAGTGGAGAGACTGCCAAGGTCTGCTCGGCCCCCTGTTAACCAGTGCTGCTCATCCACTTGGGCATCTTTGGGTATGAAAAGGGACTACAAAGCTCTGAGAGCAAGGGGAAAGGACAGGAGGACACAAGTGGagttcatttcagttttagtgagggggggaaaaaggctCAAGCGGAGCGGATGCATCCATCGGGTTAGTGTGTGGGTGATTTTAGTGTATGGGCTTTGGCTTCTGCGATCATGGGACCTTAGAGGAAGAGGGTCTCTGATGAAGTGGGGCAAGAGTGTGAAACTgcaaatggctttaaactaggtatgtCAGGGGAGCAACGTGCTCTCAAGAGAAGTGACGGCTTGGGGAAAAGCTGGGAAGTGTCAGAAAGTCAACACAGTGAGGAAGGCTCTCATACATCCCTTGtgaaagcagaacaactggAGGCCAGTCTTCAGTGTTTGAACACAAATGTGTAAAGCACGAGAAACAAAAAGAGGCTTTAGAAGCTTGTGCACAGTTGCAGAGTGTCCTGTGTTTGCCTGGGACAGAGTTAACTTTCGtcatagtagctggtatggtgctgtcttttggatttaggagaaaaataatgttgataacacagcAATGTTGTTGTATAAAAGTCCTTACACTAAATCAAGGACTTCTCTGCTTCTtgtgcagccctgccagcaaggaggctgtgggtgcaaagctgaaaatgtgGAAAGGAAACATGGGCCAACTGCTAGTCAGGCAGGGGACTGAATGACAAAGGATACAGAAAAGACTGAGGCATTGGGTATCTCATTACCAGCCTCACGTTGCCTTGCTTTTTGCTCATAACATCTGCTCTCTGGCCTCCCAGTTCTAGGAGGGTCAGCGGGAAATGTAACGTTACCCGCAGCAGGTACAGCTGGAGAGGACTTAAGCAAAGTGGACATACACAAATCTGTAGGATCCTAGAGTGAACACATGCAGAAGGATGTGCAGTATCCTAGAACAAATCCACGCAACAGCCAGGGTTACTGTGAAGCTGTGCTCTGTCGTCTTTGAAGGATCCTGGTGATCAGGGGAGGTTTCTGATGACTGCAAAAAGGCACGTGTCTCACCTGTCTTCAAGGAGGAGAGAACACAGACTAAGTGGCCTCACCTCGGTCCTTGGAAAGGTTGTGGAGCAAATCTTCCGTAACCTTTATGACCCTGGAAATGGCCTTATGGTGACTAGGAAAAACCATCACGTTTACTGAGCAGACATCATGCCTGATCATTCCTGTTGCCTTCTGTGATGAAATGGCTGGCTATGTGGATAAAGGGCAGAGCAGTGGCTGTTGTGTGCCTTTAGCAAGGCCTGTGACAATCTGTTTTGGTATCTTGATAGCCTAACTGGAGAGAAATGGTCTGgggagatgggaaaaaaaaaaagagggtggaAAATTCACTGGATCTCCAGGCTCAAAGGATGGTGATTAGTGATGTACGTTCCAGCTGTTGTCCCTCTGGGATTGGTACTGGACCCAATACTGTTTAATGACCTCATTAACAACTTGTATGATGAGTTAGTGTGCTCTTAGCAAGCTTGCAGACTGTTAAAGTCCAAATCAGAGTGGCTAATGTCTTGGAGGGCAGCGCTGCTGTTCAGTTGGagctggacaggctggagaaatgtgCTGGCAGAAGCCTcgtgaagttcagcaaaggcaGATGGCAAGTCCTGCATCTGATAGAATGACCCCATAGAGCGTACAGGCTGGGGACTAACTGGCAGGGTAAAAAGCAGCCTCACcaaaaaggacctgggggtcctcGTGGACAGCCAATCGTTTATTGGGCTGTAATAGCAAGGGTGTAGCCAGCAGGCCAAGAGAAATGATTATTTCCCCCCGTCTGGTGCCTGTGGGACTGCAGCTGCAGGACCACGTAGGGTTTTGGCTCCCCATTGTAAAACAGACATCGACATACTGCAGTACTGCAGAGAGGCACCAAGAATGCTGGGCACTGAACCGTGTGACATACAAGCTGGTACTGAAGGTGCTCAGCTTCAGCCTAAGAAGTGAAGTGGAGGGGAAGACTATTGCTTTCTCCAGCTGTCTAGTTGGAAGGAGTCGAGAAGGTGGAGTGAACGTTCCTCAGTGGATCCACACTGGAGTATCAGGACACAACAGGTACAAACTGAAACCTGGGAACTTGTgattaaaagcagttttctatTGTCAAGAGTGGTCGAGCACTAGAAGAAGGACCCCGAAAGTCTGTGGAATGTCTGGCATTGGAGATGGGGGGAACTCAGCCGAACAAGGCCCTAAGCagtctgctctgcctgctctgctttcagccAGACTTCAGACAGGGTGACCTCTTGAAGTCCTTTCCAGCCTATGCAatactgtgattctgttttAGTAATGATGTTTTACTGTCTTCTGGCTGCTGTATCTTGGATAAACAGTGACATAGAGTAACTTTTTTATTAAGAACAGTCAGAAGATGAGctttcagtgaaaaagcagGTGGAAGGCTCACCTTGGGAGCTTCAAGGTCTGTTAATACACTTTCAgttatgaaaaaacaaagtggattttcaaatatatatattttttgaagagCAGCTGTATAGTTATACAACAGGAATGAACTTAATTCAGTGTTGCTTTGGCTTTTCCTTGATTCAGTAACATACCATTTTGAAAGACTCCAAGATGAATAAATAATGGAAGTAGTGATGCAAAGAGGCAATCACTAGTTCAAGTCAGGGAAGGTATTTGCAAAGCTTAGGTTTGAGATGCCGGATGAGTGCTGACGTTCGTGTATGTTCTGATTTATACTGTACTGACAGAGTACTTTGAGAGTTAATAGGAGGGTTAATGAAATATTGCTAATTTTATTCTGGTAAGGCCTTTTATAAGGgggggtatttttttgttgtcattgtttttaatcatCCTCGTTACTATAACCTATTGCTTGTGTGTTGTATTCAGAGATCCatcatatttaaaacagaaagttaTGTAAGAGTATTTTGGCCTTTACGCAAAGAGGTATCTAACCCCCTAATGGCTGTGGATTTGGGGAGGAGGGGCGGGTTCCCTTTTCAAGTAAAAAACGGATTTTTGTTggatgaaaatatgttttcagtcTCTTACTCTGCTATTACTTGTCATCATGGAGTCTGGATGTTTCCCTTGAGGTGCTTTGTGTCTTCATTTTCACATCTAATGTTGAAAGACAGATAAAAGgggttggttttgtgtgttgttgtttttgttttttgtttttaatttgtgctgTGAATTACTGTGCTGTTCACTGTGTTTCTTCACCAGTGTATTGAGACGTACTATTACCCTTCTTACTCAGTTGGCAAAAAGCATGGCATCTCATGCGGCTCTGGAAACGCAAGTAAACGACGCTACTGAAGCAGCCAAAAAATACGTGGCTGAGAATGAAAGGCTGCAGGAGGTATCTTTttaccatttttcattttcttatgcaGAAAGTAGTTAGTACAAAACAATCTGGAGATAAATTCAGTAGcaaactttgttctttttctggtggaaaaaagaagaataattttctcaCCGTACGTAATTCAGAATACTGAATACAAATTTCAGGAGCATTTTATTAACAAAGGTAACTAAAGCAGTACAAGTACATGGAGGAAGTTCTGTCTTTCTGGGACAAATTTTgtcaaatattaataaattcttaaaatatctgtttgaaTTTAATCTTAGTAAAGTAGAAGGAGACgctaattttattcttcttaaaCTAAACAGCTGGTTGTTTAGGTCAGGGCTACAGCGGTCCACTATGGAGAAGCCTACAATACAGCTGTGCTGATGCTGGCTGTCTCTTCTAAGCAGGACTTGCTCTGGTCCTGAGTCTTTTTCTAACTTGTAAAATTGgtcttttgtatttattgtattttgtactcttgtatgtatttttatggtGGATCAGCCTACTCCCTAGTACCTTCCTTTCTCAGTAAGGCACTGCTGTAATATTAATGAGGGTAGTACCAAACATTTCTTACCTAAAAGAACCACCGTCAGTGGACCAAAACCATGTTATTTTTGGAGAAGAGCGGATAAAATTAAGCTATTATGCAGGAAGGGAAATAACAAAGGTCTGGATGGATGAAATCTTTTCTTGTTGGTGGttactttctcttctgttggaAGAGAATGAACCAGAAGCCAAGCTGCAGGTATCCAGCATATGAAGGCTTTTGCAGCACTCTTCAATACGGTGCATTGTCAAAATAAAACTCACTGTAGGTGTGTGCAGGTTTCCGTCCAGTCTGTCTGGAGCAGTGTCCATGGTTACCTGCAccatttttttgcttgttttttttttttttgtagtaagTTTCCAGACAAAGGGAACAAACTCTGGGCAAAAAGTACTAGAggggctttaaaaaataaataaataaatgcagatacTGGAAAGGTATGATGAAATGAGGATCACTAAGGTGTGTGTTACCTATTTCCCAGGTATGAAATGATCCCAAAATCTTGAGAGTCTGGTATTTTGACAAAATAGTCCAGACTCCCACCCATAGCCTTGGAGCTTGTCTCTTTGCTGCATCCTGCTAcg
This genomic window from Cygnus olor isolate bCygOlo1 chromosome 1, bCygOlo1.pri.v2, whole genome shotgun sequence contains:
- the DUS4L gene encoding tRNA-dihydrouridine(20a/20b) synthase [NAD(P)+]-like isoform X2 → MTFQWTAVATFLYGEVVVILVLCLPFISPLRWQKIFMIPLWSKIAIFWNKMFLTIIVLLIILFLDAIREVRKYSAIQVTEKVANVNTNAIDHIHMKLFRSQRNLYISGFSLFLWLVLRRTITLLTQLAKSMASHAALETQVNDATEAAKKYVAENERLQEALNERGSSGNKESAKVINEKLKKEIEHLKSELQKTSNALFKANNEVTAVKKQSEGLKKEYDRLMKEYERLQDSSSEAEDKKDL